Proteins co-encoded in one Cupriavidus nantongensis genomic window:
- a CDS encoding threonine aldolase family protein, whose translation MQHFASDNYAGFCPESLKYFLEANGSGHEQAYGDDSWTQKVCDRIRDLFQTDCEVFFVFNGTAANSLALSALCQSYHSVICHELAHIETDECGGPEFFSNGSKLLTAPGEHGKLTPDAVEALVTRRADIHYPKPKVVSLTQSTEVGTVYSVEEVRAIAAIAKRRQLRVHMDGARFANAVASLGVHPSEITWRAGVDVLCFGGTKNGLPVGEAVVFFDRRLAEDFAYRVKQAGQLASKMRFISAPWLGLLENDVWLANARHANAMAQLLQQRIHEIPGVRIMFPTQSNAVFAELPLPAIEALRAKGWRFYTFIGAGGCRFMCSWDLQPQTVEALAADMRAACGA comes from the coding sequence ATGCAGCACTTCGCCTCCGACAACTACGCCGGCTTCTGCCCGGAATCGCTCAAGTATTTCCTGGAAGCCAACGGCAGCGGCCATGAGCAGGCCTATGGCGACGACAGCTGGACGCAGAAGGTCTGCGACCGCATCCGCGACCTGTTCCAGACCGACTGCGAAGTGTTCTTCGTGTTCAACGGCACCGCGGCCAACTCGCTGGCGCTGTCGGCGCTGTGCCAGTCGTACCACTCGGTGATCTGCCACGAGCTGGCGCATATCGAGACCGACGAATGCGGCGGGCCGGAATTCTTCTCCAACGGCTCCAAGCTGCTGACCGCGCCGGGCGAGCACGGCAAGCTCACGCCCGATGCGGTCGAGGCGCTGGTCACGCGCCGCGCCGACATCCATTACCCCAAGCCCAAGGTGGTGTCGCTGACGCAATCGACCGAAGTCGGCACCGTCTACAGCGTCGAAGAGGTGCGCGCCATCGCCGCCATCGCCAAGCGCCGGCAGCTGCGCGTGCATATGGACGGCGCGCGCTTCGCCAACGCGGTGGCGTCGCTGGGCGTGCATCCTTCCGAGATCACCTGGCGCGCGGGCGTCGACGTGCTGTGCTTCGGCGGCACCAAGAACGGTCTGCCGGTGGGCGAGGCGGTGGTGTTCTTCGACCGCCGCCTGGCCGAGGATTTTGCCTATCGCGTCAAGCAGGCCGGACAGCTGGCGTCGAAGATGCGCTTCATCTCGGCGCCGTGGCTGGGTTTGCTCGAGAACGACGTGTGGCTGGCCAACGCGCGCCATGCCAATGCGATGGCGCAACTGCTGCAGCAGCGCATCCACGAGATCCCCGGCGTGCGCATCATGTTCCCGACCCAGTCCAACGCGGTCTTCGCCGAGCTGCCGCTGCCGGCGATCGAAGCGCTGCGCGCCAAGGGCTGGCGCTTCTACACCTTTATCGGCGCGGGCGGCTGCCGTTTCATGTGTTCGTGGGACCTGCAGCCGCAGACCGTGGAGGCGCTTGCCGCCGACATGCGCGCTGCCTGCGGCGCATAG
- a CDS encoding 4-oxalocrotonate tautomerase, with translation MPTFHVEMFEGRTIEQKRKFVEEVTRVSCETLGCSPSAVDIIITDVKRENWATGGELWADKK, from the coding sequence ATGCCGACTTTCCACGTCGAAATGTTTGAAGGCCGCACCATCGAGCAGAAGCGCAAGTTTGTCGAGGAAGTGACCCGCGTCAGCTGCGAAACGCTGGGCTGCTCGCCGTCGGCGGTCGACATCATCATCACCGACGTCAAGCGCGAAAACTGGGCCACCGGCGGCGAGCTGTGGGCCGACAAGAAGTAA
- a CDS encoding class II aldolase/adducin family protein, whose translation MSFALQPARAAGASHPVSAEEQRVRVDLAAAYRLAAREGWDDLIYTHISATVPGEPDHFLINPFGFAFDEIRASDLVKINGRGEVVGETVHPVNVTGFALHAAVHAARADAMCVMHLHNTAGIAVSAQAAGLLPLSQHAMRFHGRIACHDYEGLAFTPAEGARLTASLGTHPAMLLRNHGTLTVGRTVAEAYVLMATLIKACEIQIAAQAGGALVQPDAAVANKTSAQLYDDGAIEGVLEWPALLRKLDRIDPSYRD comes from the coding sequence ATGTCTTTTGCCTTGCAGCCCGCGCGCGCCGCGGGCGCCTCCCATCCCGTCTCGGCCGAAGAGCAGCGCGTGCGCGTCGACCTGGCCGCGGCCTATCGCCTGGCTGCGCGCGAGGGCTGGGATGACCTGATCTATACGCATATCTCGGCCACGGTGCCGGGCGAGCCGGATCACTTCCTGATCAACCCGTTCGGCTTTGCCTTCGACGAGATCCGCGCCAGCGACCTGGTCAAGATCAACGGCCGCGGCGAGGTCGTCGGCGAGACGGTGCATCCGGTCAACGTGACCGGCTTCGCGCTGCACGCCGCGGTGCATGCCGCGCGCGCCGACGCGATGTGTGTGATGCACCTGCATAACACCGCCGGCATCGCGGTGTCGGCGCAGGCGGCGGGGCTGCTGCCGCTGTCGCAGCATGCCATGCGTTTCCATGGCCGCATCGCCTGCCACGACTACGAGGGCCTGGCCTTCACCCCGGCCGAGGGCGCGCGGCTGACCGCGTCGCTGGGCACGCATCCGGCTATGCTGTTGCGCAACCACGGCACGCTGACGGTGGGCCGCACGGTGGCCGAGGCCTATGTGCTGATGGCGACGCTGATCAAGGCCTGCGAAATCCAGATCGCGGCGCAGGCCGGCGGCGCGCTGGTGCAGCCCGACGCCGCCGTGGCGAACAAGACTTCCGCGCAGCTCTACGACGACGGCGCCATCGAAGGCGTGCTGGAATGGCCCGCGCTGCTTCGCAAACTGGATAGAATCGATCCTTCCTACCGGGACTGA